AGTCCTAAACGAAGATTACAGGCGAATCTTTGACACTCCGGGTTATAACACAAACCCTGTGGGTGCTGACATGGGTATTGAGTTTTACTTAGCGACTACTGATCCCGATGGCAACCCTACTAGTGGAATCACAAGGCATTTTAATGCCAAGAGGCAATGGGATATTCTGAGGGATGTAAATCAAATAGCTAGTATTAGCTCATGGGACACCAATAGGTTTCTTAATATTTGGGTTCTAGACTTAACAACTACTTATCTTGGATTTGCAGAGTTTCCTGGTGCTGCTATAGATGGATTAGACTTGGAGGATCCTGATGCCCTTACAGACGGTGTATTTGTAGATTATGCTTATTTCGGCAGACAAACTGGTACAGCCCTTGATGGCCCATACACATATGGAAGAACTGCAACCCATGAAATTGGCCATTGGCTAGGACTCATTCACATTTGGGGGGATGCTAGATGTGGCGATGATTATTGTACCGATACCCCTACAGTCGAAAGTGAAAACTTAAATGTAGACTGTAATGCAAAGTTTAGTAGATGCACAGGATCTACTCAAAGAGCCATGATTGAGAACTACATGGACTATTCTGCTGATCAGTGTATGAATATTTTTACGCAAGATCAAAAGTCAAGAGTTCGAGCAATTTTAGAATTAAGTCAAAGAAGAAGAAGATTGGTACTGAATAGTGAATCATTGCTACCTCCATCACAAACATTACAGGTCAAACTACTAAGTCACCCGAATACCAAAGAAAACCTGAGTATGCAGGTGCTATTACCAGACTTTCAGGATTTTAATATCCAATTTTATGACATCTTAGGGCACTTAGTTGACGAAAAGAGTTACGTTGACTACCCGAGTACCATCGTTCAATTCGATGTATTTCCTAGGCTAAAAGGAGGCCAACTTTACTTTATGAAAGTGACCTCAAATAACGACTTAGTTACTTACCGCGTCGCTCTTTTCTAAGTCTTTTCCTTTTCTCCTTTGCTGTTTCTTGAATTTTAGGTGTCTCTATGCTGTCAATTAGTTTTAGAGGTAATACTGTGCGAACGTCGTCCCAAAGGAAATAAACGTGAATTAGTCTATTATCGACTTCTCTCATTTCAACAGTAAAACCTTCATACACATCTTTATTAGTTTCGACAGGAATTTCTATGGCAAAGAGATTATCGCTTTGTTGGTAGTCAAATGTGCCCCATTGACCTAATTTTTTATTAAAGTAAATCGTCCACTTGTTTTCTGCTGGAAGGGCAAAAAGTGTGTATGTCCCGGCTTTCATTTTTTTAGTACCAACTTCAAAATCCTTTGAAATGGTCATTTCTGTTGCTTCATTTGCCCCTAACCGCCATATTTCACCATAAGGTACAAGGTTTCCAAAAATCCTTCGACCTTTTTTATATGGTTGTCCATAAGTAAGTTTTAAATAACTTTTTTCTTCTGTAAGAAGATTGGCTATCATTGTAGGACTAAATCTTACCTGAGGTTGCACTAAGCTGTCTACCTTTGCAAAAGAAATTTTAGTAATAAAGAATAAAAGAGCTAAAACGAAGACTTTTTTCATTGATTGAAGTTGTATAAAATTAAGAACGGTTAAACCTTCATGACAAATATAAAAACTAAGCCAGAATTCGACGATATTTTTATGAATCTGGCTATTTCGCTGGCTGAAAGGTCACACTGTGTAAAAGCACAAGTAGGTGCAGTACTTACAAATGAAACTAGAATAATTTCTATTGGATATAATGGTCCTCCTAGCGGAACCCATAACTGTGATATCGATTTTGGAGAAGATGGATGCCCGAGGGATTCTAAGGGTAGTTGTTCATTGGCCTTACATGCCGAGCAAAACGCAATACTCTATGCTGCAAAAAATGGCAGTAAGGTGGAAGGTGCTACAATGTACGTGACGCTGTCTCCATGTATCGCCTGTGCTCGGGTAATTTACTCAATGAAAATTAAGAAAGTTTTCTTCTTAAACTCCTATGCAGAATATAAAAAGATAGCATCTGATGAAGGAGTGGAGTTTCTGCGAAATTTTGGAGTAGAGGTCGTGAAATATCAGCCCAAAACTTGAAATGAATTACCTTGCTCATGTTTTCTTATCAGGTGATGATCCTGAAGTTTTGATTGGAAATATTCTTGAAGATTTTACCAAAGGCCGAATTGATCATCCGAGAAATGACATCTACTCTCCTAATATAAAAGTAGGACTAGGGCTACATCGACTCATTGATCATTATATTGATACAAGTTCGCTCATTAAGGACATAAAAGAATTATTTTATCCTAGCTTTTCGAAATACACACCAGCAGTTTTGGATGTATTGTTCGACTACTTTTTGATTAAAAATTGGGAAACATATTCTGATCAGAATTTTGATGAGTTTAGGCTTATTACCTATCAAAAATTCGAAGATAACTGGGAAAAGCTTCCTGACTCCATGAGGAAACTTGTACGATCTATGATTGAATACGACTGGCTCAAAGAATACGGAACATACGAGTCACTCACTTATGTTATGGGCAGGTTTTCTATAAAGGCCAAAACCGATTACGATTTTCGCAAAGCAGTCCCAATTATGATTGAAAACGAAAAATATATCAATGATATCTTTAATAAATTCTTTCCATTGATGATTTTTGAATCTGAA
This portion of the Spirosomataceae bacterium TFI 002 genome encodes:
- a CDS encoding Pregnancy-associated plasma protein-A — its product is MHMKKLTISSLFFLLIGLNVVFAQKKCAMPLKKVATDQDLQSMLDLRRASQKERLRLNLNEVIKIPVVVHVIHSNNSGEIGGPSNANISNEQIFSQIKVLNEDYRRIFDTPGYNTNPVGADMGIEFYLATTDPDGNPTSGITRHFNAKRQWDILRDVNQIASISSWDTNRFLNIWVLDLTTTYLGFAEFPGAAIDGLDLEDPDALTDGVFVDYAYFGRQTGTALDGPYTYGRTATHEIGHWLGLIHIWGDARCGDDYCTDTPTVESENLNVDCNAKFSRCTGSTQRAMIENYMDYSADQCMNIFTQDQKSRVRAILELSQRRRRLVLNSESLLPPSQTLQVKLLSHPNTKENLSMQVLLPDFQDFNIQFYDILGHLVDEKSYVDYPSTIVQFDVFPRLKGGQLYFMKVTSNNDLVTYRVALF
- a CDS encoding Acyl carrier protein phosphodiesterase produces the protein MNYLAHVFLSGDDPEVLIGNILEDFTKGRIDHPRNDIYSPNIKVGLGLHRLIDHYIDTSSLIKDIKELFYPSFSKYTPAVLDVLFDYFLIKNWETYSDQNFDEFRLITYQKFEDNWEKLPDSMRKLVRSMIEYDWLKEYGTYESLTYVMGRFSIKAKTDYDFRKAVPIMIENEKYINDIFNKFFPLMIFESEKFLKTNLK
- a CDS encoding dCMP deaminase, producing the protein MTNIKTKPEFDDIFMNLAISLAERSHCVKAQVGAVLTNETRIISIGYNGPPSGTHNCDIDFGEDGCPRDSKGSCSLALHAEQNAILYAAKNGSKVEGATMYVTLSPCIACARVIYSMKIKKVFFLNSYAEYKKIASDEGVEFLRNFGVEVVKYQPKT